The Mucilaginibacter gracilis genomic interval TTCCCAATAATAATAAAGTATCCAGGTTAGGTTGCCCAGTTCAGCATATCCGTCTGATACGTTTTCGAAACTGCCACGTTTCAAATCGATTGACGCAAGCATATCATCGCCGCCTGCCCTACCAATAGCCGCAGAATTATACCGGTACTCCTGAGGTACATTTTTCACTAGATTGTCTTTATTAGCATCGATCATGTTAATCAGCGAACTGGCAATATCCAACCTATTTGAAGTGTACAACGGACTGTATGTTAACTGAATATTTAAATTATACCAGTATGCAGGCCACGGTGTTGGCTTTAACCACGGGCCTATAAGATCCAACGCTGGCTTATTTGCGCGAGTTGCTGATGCAAGTTTGTATTGCTGAATCCAATAGAAGCTTTCGATACGTTTATCTGGTATGGCAATAAAGCTTTTTTTATAGTAGTTATGCCACCAGTCCCTATGATCTTGAATAGCTGCTTTTATTTGAACCGCATTAAAACGGGAAAGAAGGGTAAAAGCCTGACCGACAGATTGTTTATCTTTTAGCGAATTTGCTACGGTAATGAGATATTTACATCCTGATCTACCGGGTATTTTTTTCCATGCGGTGGTAAAGCCTCCGCCGGCATATAATTGCTGGTTATACAAATTTATATCAGCTCTAACACTTTTTATGGCTTCGGGGTTTGCTGTATAATTTGCTGGCCTTCCATGTGTCTTTGCGCGCGGACTAACTGGTTCATCAGCAACCCACTCCCAGGTAAAACCTGCTTCCTGGCCGGTACAGGCAGCATCAAAATAAATGATATTAGTTTGCGAAAAGGTAAGCTCGGTAAACGATATAGCACCTTTATCTGTAAGTATACTACCTCTCAGTTCGGCATTCCAAAGATCAAGCCTTGCTGTTATTTTTTTAATTTTCCCCAGGGGCTTTATAATAAAATGCCCTATTGGCAATCGGGCTTTGGCAAACAAGGCGGGCATCGAATCGATACGATGATCGCGCACATCGGTGCGGCCAATATCCATACGGATGGAGTTGGCATCATTAAGATAGATCATTGTGCCAAGTAAGCCGTTGCCTGTAAATGCACCCTCATGCCATGCGGTAGTAAGAGTATCATAAACCATATCACTTCCAGATAAAAAGTGTT includes:
- a CDS encoding glycosyl hydrolase family 95 catalytic domain-containing protein gives rise to the protein MTKSTIYRISILAIAFFLTCNLNLRAQQPSVINWKHFLSGSDMVYDTLTTAWHEGAFTGNGLLGTMIYLNDANSIRMDIGRTDVRDHRIDSMPALFAKARLPIGHFIIKPLGKIKKITARLDLWNAELRGSILTDKGAISFTELTFSQTNIIYFDAACTGQEAGFTWEWVADEPVSPRAKTHGRPANYTANPEAIKSVRADINLYNQQLYAGGGFTTAWKKIPGRSGCKYLITVANSLKDKQSVGQAFTLLSRFNAVQIKAAIQDHRDWWHNYYKKSFIAIPDKRIESFYWIQQYKLASATRANKPALDLIGPWLKPTPWPAYWYNLNIQLTYSPLYTSNRLDIASSLINMIDANKDNLVKNVPQEYRYNSAAIGRAGGDDMLASIDLKRGSFENVSDGYAELGNLTWILYYYWEQYRYSMDQKLADNLFPLLKRSINYYLHLLEKDATGQWHLSVKTYSPEYPGGTGYDTNYSLALLRWGCKILLQLNSELKQNDPLATQWNDVLQNLTPYPQDANGYMIAKDIPFNQSHRHYSHLLMIYPLYEINWDNIADREVISKSLARWHSFPQSLQGYSYTGGGSIYAMMGEGDKTLNCLNQLIDKYVKPNTMYLESGPVIETPLAACATIQEMYLQYWNNTARVFPALPAIWKDASFENLRTEGAFLLSAVRKNGLTKWVKIESLHGGSLDIKPGMVGEIKVQSKQQVQITNKGNGTYSLNMPQGCVAYLYSRSEDLSYKIAYTNGDNIKRNFFGKHR